The following are encoded together in the Lathyrus oleraceus cultivar Zhongwan6 chromosome 3, CAAS_Psat_ZW6_1.0, whole genome shotgun sequence genome:
- the LOC127126185 gene encoding elongation factor Tu, mitochondrial, which produces MATTLLLRNSSSSSSKLLSPLLFSSQFHTSLTRSPQSQSPLTNDNTTSSPSSSNPWWRSMATFTRTKPHVNVGTIGHVDHGKTTLTAAITRVLADEGKAKAIAFDEIDKAPEEKKRGITIATAHVEYETAKRHYAHVDCPGHADYVKNMITGAAQMDGGILVVSAPDGPMPQTKEHILLARQVGVPSLVCFLNKVDAVDDPELLELVEMELRELLSFYKFPGDDIPIIRGSALSALNGTNEEIGSKAILKLMDAVDEYIPDPVRQLDKPFLMPIEDVFSIQGRGTVATGRVEQGIIKVGDEVEILGLMQGGPLKTTVTGVEMFKKILDQGQAGDNVGLLLRGLKREDIQRGQVIAKPGSVKTSKKFEAEIYVLTKDEGGRHTAFFSNYRPQFYLRTADITGKVELPENVKMVMPGDNVTAVFELILPVPLETGQRFALREGGRTVGAGVVSKVLS; this is translated from the exons ATGGCTACTACGCTTCTTCTCCGAAATTCTTCCTCTTCATCTTCCAAACTTCTTTCTCCTCTTCTATTCTCCTCTCAATTTCACACTTCCCTCACTCGTTCACCTCAATCTCAATCCCCTCTCACCAATGACAATACCACctcatctccttcttcttcaaACCCTTGGTGGAGATCCATGGCTACTTTCACCAGAAC GAAACCTCATGTTAACGTTGGGACTATTGGTCACGTAGATCACGGCAAAACCACACTCACTGCTGCAATCACCAGA GTACTTGCTGATGAAGGGAAAGCTAAGGCTATAGCTTTTGATGAAATTGATAAGGCTCCTGAAGAGAAGAAAAGAGGAATTACAATTGCTACG GCACATGTTGAGTATGAGACTGCAAAACGACATTATGCACATGTAGACTGTCCTGGACATGCAGATTATGTCAAA AATATGATTACCGGAGCTGCCCAAATGGATGGTGGTATACTTGTTGTATCTGCACCTGATGGACCAATGCCTCAAACCAAGGAGCACATTCTTCTAGCTCGCCAA GTTGGTGTGCCGTCTCTTGTGTGCTTTTTAAATAAAGTTGATGCTGTGGATGATCCAGAATTGTTAGAGCTTGTAGAAATGGAGCTCCGTG AGCTTCTGAGCTTCTACAAGTTCCCTGGGGATGACATCCCTATCATTAGAGGTTCAGCACTGTCTGCTTTAAATGGTACAAACGAAGAGATTGGCAGTAAGGCCATTCTCAAATTAATGGATGCTGTAGATGAATACATTCCTGACCCTGTTCGTCAGCTTGATAAGCCTTTCTTGATGCCCATTGAAGATGTGTTCTCAATTCAG GGACGAGGAACAGTTGCTACTGGCCGTGTTGAACAAGGGATCATCAAAGTTGGTGACGAAGTTGAGATTTTAGGTCTGATGCAG GGTGGTCCTCTGAAAACAACCGTTACTGGAGTTGAGATGTTCAAGAAGATATTGGATCAAGGACAA GCTGGTGATAATGTTGGTCTTCTTCTCCGTGGTCTGAAACGTGAAGACATTCAACGCGGTCAG GTCATTGCTAAACCTGGTTCTGTAAAAACTTCCAAGAAATTTGAGGCAGAGATATACGTGCTCACAAAGGATGAGGGTGGTCGACACACTGCTTTCTTTTCTAACTATAGACCTCAGTTTTACTTGAGGACTGCTGATATCACTGGAAAAGTAGAGTTGCCGGAAAATGTAAAAATGGTTATGCCTGGAGACAATGTTACTGCCGTGTTTGAATTGATTTTACCTGTTCCTCTTGAAACAG GGCAAAGATTTGCTTTGAGAGAGGGTGGCAGAACAGTTGGTGCAGGTGTGGTATCAAAAGTGCTGAGCTGA
- the LOC127126186 gene encoding sugar transporter ERD6-like 7 isoform X2 gives MKMEIKGDVEGGKHKGVREPLIGEKNKQLVNETKDYHHPWMVYFTTFIAVCGSFEFGVCVGYSSPTQDAIRKDLSLSLAEYSLFGSILTFGAMIGAITSGPIADLVGRKGAMRVSSAFCIAGWLVIYFSKGPIPLDIGRLATGYGMGVFSYVFMIVIGGSTAFIFGTILSWRALSIIGLIPTAVLLLGLFFIPESPRWLAKRGLTKDFVAALQILHGKDADISQEAKEIQDYITSLEQLAKPKVLDLFQKRYLRSLTIGVGLMVCQQFGGINGVGFYASSIFDLAGFPSVTGTILFAILQIVITGVGAALIDKAGRKPLLLVSGSGLVTGSIFTAVAFYLKAHDLGVGAVPALALAGLLVYIGSFAIGMGAVPWVVMSEIFPVNIKGQAGSIATLVNWFGAWLCSYTFNFLMSWSSYGTFILYAAINALAILFIVVAVPETKGKSLEQLQAAINA, from the exons ATGAAGATGGAAATCAAAGGGGATGTTGAGGGTGGTAAACACAAAGGAGTAAGAGAACCATTGATAGGGGAAAAGAATAAGCAACTTGTCAATGAAACCAAAGATTATCATCATCCATGGATGGTTTACTTCACCACATTCATTGCTGTCTGTGGTTCTTTTGAATTTGGTGTTTGT gTTGGATATTCATCTCCAACTCAAGATGCTATCAGGAAGGATCTTAGTCTATCTTTGGCAGAG TACTCCTTGTTTGGCTCCATCTTGACTTTTGGTGCGATGATTGGCGCAATAACAAGTGGTCCTATTGCTGATTTAGTTGGACGAAAGGGG GCAATGAGAGTATCAAGTGCTTTCTGTATTGCAGGATGGCTTGTCATTTATTTTTCTAAG GGTCCAATTCCTTTGGATATTGGGAGACTAGCAACAGGATATGGAATGGGAGTTTTTTCTTATGTG TTCATGATTGTTATTGGGGGATCCACGGCATTCATATTTGGAACAATACTTTCATGGAGGGCTTTATCTATAATCG GCCTTATTCCCACTGCTGTGTTGCTTTTGGGTCTATTCTTCATTCCAGAGTCCCCTAGATGGCTG GCAAAGAGAGGACTCACAAAAGATTTTGTGGCGGCATTGCAAATACTTCACGGTAAAGATGCTGATATATCTCAAGAAGCAAAGGAAATTCAG GATTATATAACTAGTTTAGAACAGCTCGCAAAACCGAAAGTGCTGGATTTGTTTCAAAAAAGATATTTACGCTCACTCACG ATTGGAGTAGGGCTTATGGTCTGCCAGCAATTTGGTGGAATCAATGGAGTTGGTTTTTATGCTAGCAGTATTTTTGACCTAGCAG GATTTCCTTCCGTGACCGGTACTATACTTTTTGCTATCCTTCAG ATTGTGATCACAGGTGTTGGAGCAGCCCTCATAGATAAAGCAGGCAGGAAGCCGCTACTATTG GTATCTGGATCAGGACTGGTTACAGGAAGTATATTTACCGCAGTTGCATTCTATCTAAAG GCTCATGATTTGGGTGTGGGAGCAGTTCCAGCTCTTGCCCTAGCCGGTTTACTG GTCTACATAGGATCGTTTGCAATAGGAATGGGAGCAGTTCCATGGGTTGTGATGTCTGAG ATATTTCCTGTGAATATTAAAGGACAGGCGGGAAGCATAGCCACATTGGTGAACTGGTTTGGCGCATGGTTATGCTCCTATACTTTCAACTTTCTCATGAGTTGGAGCTCCTATG GTACTTTCATTCTTTATGCTGCAATCAATGCACTAGCTATATTGTTTATAGTTGTAGCAGTTCCAGAAACCAAAGGTAAAAGCCTTGAACAATTACAGGCAGCCATTAACGCCTAA
- the LOC127126186 gene encoding sugar transporter ERD6-like 7 isoform X1, giving the protein MKMEIKGDVEGGKHKGVREPLIGEKNKQLVNETKDYHHPWMVYFTTFIAVCGSFEFGVCVGYSSPTQDAIRKDLSLSLAEYSLFGSILTFGAMIGAITSGPIADLVGRKGAMRVSSAFCIAGWLVIYFSKGPIPLDIGRLATGYGMGVFSYVVPVFIAEIAPKERRGVLTTLNQFMIVIGGSTAFIFGTILSWRALSIIGLIPTAVLLLGLFFIPESPRWLAKRGLTKDFVAALQILHGKDADISQEAKEIQDYITSLEQLAKPKVLDLFQKRYLRSLTIGVGLMVCQQFGGINGVGFYASSIFDLAGFPSVTGTILFAILQIVITGVGAALIDKAGRKPLLLVSGSGLVTGSIFTAVAFYLKAHDLGVGAVPALALAGLLVYIGSFAIGMGAVPWVVMSEIFPVNIKGQAGSIATLVNWFGAWLCSYTFNFLMSWSSYGTFILYAAINALAILFIVVAVPETKGKSLEQLQAAINA; this is encoded by the exons ATGAAGATGGAAATCAAAGGGGATGTTGAGGGTGGTAAACACAAAGGAGTAAGAGAACCATTGATAGGGGAAAAGAATAAGCAACTTGTCAATGAAACCAAAGATTATCATCATCCATGGATGGTTTACTTCACCACATTCATTGCTGTCTGTGGTTCTTTTGAATTTGGTGTTTGT gTTGGATATTCATCTCCAACTCAAGATGCTATCAGGAAGGATCTTAGTCTATCTTTGGCAGAG TACTCCTTGTTTGGCTCCATCTTGACTTTTGGTGCGATGATTGGCGCAATAACAAGTGGTCCTATTGCTGATTTAGTTGGACGAAAGGGG GCAATGAGAGTATCAAGTGCTTTCTGTATTGCAGGATGGCTTGTCATTTATTTTTCTAAG GGTCCAATTCCTTTGGATATTGGGAGACTAGCAACAGGATATGGAATGGGAGTTTTTTCTTATGTG GTTCCTGTCTTCATAGCAGAAATTGCGCCAAAAGAACGCCGAGGAGTCTTGACTACCTTAAATCAG TTCATGATTGTTATTGGGGGATCCACGGCATTCATATTTGGAACAATACTTTCATGGAGGGCTTTATCTATAATCG GCCTTATTCCCACTGCTGTGTTGCTTTTGGGTCTATTCTTCATTCCAGAGTCCCCTAGATGGCTG GCAAAGAGAGGACTCACAAAAGATTTTGTGGCGGCATTGCAAATACTTCACGGTAAAGATGCTGATATATCTCAAGAAGCAAAGGAAATTCAG GATTATATAACTAGTTTAGAACAGCTCGCAAAACCGAAAGTGCTGGATTTGTTTCAAAAAAGATATTTACGCTCACTCACG ATTGGAGTAGGGCTTATGGTCTGCCAGCAATTTGGTGGAATCAATGGAGTTGGTTTTTATGCTAGCAGTATTTTTGACCTAGCAG GATTTCCTTCCGTGACCGGTACTATACTTTTTGCTATCCTTCAG ATTGTGATCACAGGTGTTGGAGCAGCCCTCATAGATAAAGCAGGCAGGAAGCCGCTACTATTG GTATCTGGATCAGGACTGGTTACAGGAAGTATATTTACCGCAGTTGCATTCTATCTAAAG GCTCATGATTTGGGTGTGGGAGCAGTTCCAGCTCTTGCCCTAGCCGGTTTACTG GTCTACATAGGATCGTTTGCAATAGGAATGGGAGCAGTTCCATGGGTTGTGATGTCTGAG ATATTTCCTGTGAATATTAAAGGACAGGCGGGAAGCATAGCCACATTGGTGAACTGGTTTGGCGCATGGTTATGCTCCTATACTTTCAACTTTCTCATGAGTTGGAGCTCCTATG GTACTTTCATTCTTTATGCTGCAATCAATGCACTAGCTATATTGTTTATAGTTGTAGCAGTTCCAGAAACCAAAGGTAAAAGCCTTGAACAATTACAGGCAGCCATTAACGCCTAA